One segment of Streptomyces sp. NBC_01463 DNA contains the following:
- a CDS encoding aldehyde dehydrogenase family protein — MTDTAPASPSRPTTFTTCSPATGEPLSEHPLDGPEEVARAVDRARTAQAGWAALPASRRRDHLLRWKKALATDLDTVARTISDETGKPAGDAALEVVLTLEHLAWAARNAARVLRRRKVRTGLFTVHQRASLVHRPLGVVGVIGPWNYPLFTPMGSIGYALAAGNAVVFKPSELTPATGALLAGLFDSAVPEHAGLLTTVTGAASTGDALARSGVEKVAFTGSPGTARKVMAVCAETLTPFLAECGGKDAVIVTGDADLDAAADAIVWGALSNAGQTCAGVERVYAVREIHAALCARVVERAGALSPGAGAGAAYGPMTLPGQAGIVERHVTGAVEAGGQALLGGPDSVRAPYVAPVVLTGVPEDAAAMTDETFGPVVSINAVADVDEAVERANASRYALGAAVFCRNGRAGAAVAARLRAGVVSVNSVLGFAAVPALPFGGSQDSGFGRIHGEEGLRAFTAVQSTTVQRFTPPIALTSFDVPAATRERAVRLARALHRQR; from the coding sequence ATGACCGACACCGCCCCGGCCTCCCCCTCACGCCCCACGACGTTCACCACGTGTTCCCCCGCGACGGGTGAGCCCCTCTCCGAGCACCCGCTGGACGGGCCGGAAGAGGTCGCCCGCGCCGTGGACCGGGCCCGGACCGCCCAGGCCGGCTGGGCGGCGCTGCCCGCCTCCCGCCGCCGTGACCACCTGCTGCGCTGGAAGAAGGCCCTCGCCACCGACCTGGACACGGTGGCCCGCACCATCTCCGACGAGACGGGCAAGCCGGCCGGTGACGCCGCACTGGAGGTCGTCCTCACCCTGGAGCACCTGGCCTGGGCCGCCCGCAACGCCGCACGTGTACTGCGCCGGCGGAAGGTGCGCACCGGACTGTTCACCGTCCACCAGCGGGCCTCGCTCGTGCACCGGCCGCTGGGGGTGGTCGGGGTGATCGGGCCGTGGAACTACCCGCTGTTCACCCCGATGGGTTCGATCGGTTACGCCCTGGCGGCAGGGAACGCCGTGGTGTTCAAGCCCTCCGAGCTGACCCCGGCCACCGGCGCCCTGCTGGCCGGGCTCTTCGACTCCGCCGTGCCCGAGCACGCCGGGCTCCTCACCACCGTCACCGGCGCCGCCTCCACCGGGGACGCCCTGGCCCGGTCCGGCGTCGAGAAGGTGGCGTTCACCGGTTCGCCCGGGACGGCCCGCAAGGTGATGGCGGTGTGCGCCGAGACGCTGACACCGTTCCTCGCCGAATGCGGCGGGAAGGACGCGGTGATCGTCACCGGGGACGCGGACCTCGACGCGGCCGCCGACGCGATCGTGTGGGGCGCGCTGAGCAACGCGGGGCAGACCTGCGCGGGTGTGGAGCGTGTCTACGCGGTGCGTGAGATCCACGCGGCACTGTGCGCCCGCGTGGTCGAGCGGGCCGGTGCGCTGAGCCCGGGGGCCGGGGCCGGTGCCGCGTACGGTCCGATGACACTGCCGGGCCAGGCCGGGATCGTCGAGCGGCATGTGACCGGTGCGGTCGAGGCGGGTGGGCAGGCCCTGCTGGGCGGGCCCGATTCGGTGCGCGCTCCGTACGTGGCGCCGGTCGTGCTGACCGGAGTTCCGGAGGACGCGGCGGCGATGACCGACGAGACGTTCGGTCCGGTCGTGTCCATCAACGCGGTGGCCGACGTGGACGAGGCCGTGGAGCGGGCCAACGCCTCGCGCTACGCCCTGGGGGCCGCGGTGTTCTGCCGGAACGGGCGCGCGGGTGCGGCCGTCGCGGCACGCCTGCGGGCGGGAGTGGTGTCGGTGAACTCGGTGCTGGGCTTCGCGGCGGTGCCGGCGCTCCCGTTCGGCGGTTCGCAGGACTCCGGCTTCGGGCGGATCCACGGCGAGGAGGGGCTGCGCGCCTTCACCGCCGTGCAGTCGACGACGGTACAGCGGTTCACCCCGCCGATCGCGCTGACCTCCTTCGACGTTCCGGCCGCCACGAGGGAACGCGCTGTGCGGCTGGCCCGGGCGCTGCACCGGCAGCGCTGA
- a CDS encoding TetR/AcrR family transcriptional regulator produces MRTDMNDAGRTAAVAGPETEDRTARRILDAALEQFTLLGLRRSSVDDVAKRAGVSRVTVFRRFQTKDKLVEATLLRELSRFFQRLDSAVAALPTMEERVVEGFVVALRHTRAHPLFGGLLRLEPEVVLPYLTVQSGFSLSATVTYLTGHLRRAQQAEGRPDEDPQPVAELMVRVAVSFLLNPAGCIEMDDEDQARAFARRYLAPLLNV; encoded by the coding sequence ATGAGAACTGACATGAACGACGCGGGGCGCACCGCGGCCGTCGCCGGGCCGGAGACCGAGGACCGTACGGCGCGGCGGATCCTCGACGCCGCACTGGAGCAGTTCACCCTCCTCGGCCTGCGCCGCTCCTCCGTGGACGATGTCGCCAAGCGCGCCGGCGTCTCCCGCGTCACCGTCTTCCGGCGCTTCCAGACCAAGGACAAGCTGGTCGAGGCCACCCTGCTGCGCGAGCTGAGCCGGTTCTTCCAGCGGCTGGACTCGGCGGTGGCGGCGCTGCCGACGATGGAGGAGCGGGTCGTCGAGGGCTTCGTGGTCGCCCTGCGCCACACCCGGGCCCATCCGCTCTTCGGCGGTCTGCTGCGTCTCGAACCCGAGGTCGTCCTGCCCTATCTGACCGTGCAGAGCGGTTTCTCGCTCTCCGCGACCGTCACCTATCTGACGGGCCATCTGCGCCGCGCCCAGCAGGCCGAGGGCCGCCCGGACGAGGACCCGCAGCCGGTCGCCGAGCTGATGGTGCGCGTCGCCGTGTCCTTCCTGCTCAACCCCGCCGGCTGCATCGAGATGGACGACGAGGACCAGGCCCGGGCCTTCGCCCGCCGGTACCTGGCCCCGCTGCTGAATGTCTGA
- a CDS encoding acyl-CoA/acyl-ACP dehydrogenase, with translation MGSRLTEEQADFVAAVRDFAKRECGTREQRDALTAGGREAHSPELYGRLAGLGWLGVCLPEEYGGAGGGLADACLFLEETSYGMVPAGGFVTTVIAAKAYERFGTEEQRREVLSGAVAGEVLSIAMSEPGAGSDVGALSCRARQEPDGTWVIDGQKTWISNAHCAKHILLVARTGEDKHGGLTMFHLPAGTPGVEVRRIDTMGGREVNDVFLTGVRLPAEAVVGRVDHGWRQLMAGLNHERLFLAANMLGLARRAFDDTVAYVRGREQFGRPVGSFQALRHRIADLATEIECTRLLVHDTALDCDAQPDKVFPREASMAKLKATETAKRAALEGMQMMGGYGYTTEFDMERHLRAAVVSTVYGGTSEIQRDVIGKTYGL, from the coding sequence ATGGGCAGTCGTCTCACCGAGGAACAGGCCGATTTCGTGGCGGCCGTACGTGATTTCGCCAAGCGGGAGTGCGGTACGCGGGAGCAGCGCGACGCGCTGACCGCGGGCGGGCGCGAGGCCCACAGCCCCGAGCTGTACGGCCGGCTCGCGGGCCTTGGCTGGCTCGGGGTGTGTCTGCCCGAGGAGTACGGGGGTGCGGGCGGCGGGCTGGCCGACGCCTGCCTGTTCCTGGAGGAGACCTCGTACGGCATGGTCCCGGCAGGGGGGTTCGTCACGACGGTCATCGCCGCGAAGGCGTACGAGAGGTTCGGCACCGAGGAGCAGCGGCGGGAGGTGCTGTCCGGGGCCGTGGCCGGTGAGGTGCTGTCCATCGCCATGTCGGAGCCCGGGGCCGGGTCGGACGTAGGCGCGCTGTCCTGCCGGGCCCGGCAGGAACCGGACGGCACGTGGGTGATCGACGGTCAGAAGACCTGGATATCCAACGCGCACTGCGCGAAGCACATCCTGCTGGTGGCCCGTACCGGCGAGGACAAGCACGGCGGGCTGACCATGTTCCACCTGCCCGCCGGCACCCCCGGCGTGGAGGTGCGGCGGATCGACACCATGGGCGGCCGGGAGGTCAACGACGTCTTCCTCACCGGTGTACGACTGCCTGCGGAGGCGGTCGTCGGCCGCGTGGACCACGGCTGGCGGCAGCTGATGGCCGGGCTGAACCACGAGCGGCTCTTCCTGGCCGCGAACATGCTGGGCCTGGCGCGCCGCGCCTTCGACGACACGGTCGCCTACGTCCGCGGGCGCGAGCAGTTCGGCCGGCCCGTCGGCTCCTTCCAGGCACTGCGGCACCGGATCGCCGACCTGGCCACGGAGATCGAGTGCACCCGGCTGCTGGTGCACGACACGGCCCTGGACTGCGACGCGCAGCCGGACAAGGTGTTCCCGCGCGAGGCCTCGATGGCCAAGCTCAAGGCGACCGAGACCGCCAAGCGGGCGGCGCTGGAGGGCATGCAGATGATGGGCGGCTACGGCTACACCACGGAGTTCGACATGGAGCGCCATCTGCGGGCGGCCGTGGTGTCCACCGTCTACGGGGGCACCAGCGAGATCCAGCGGGATGTCATCGGCAAGACGTACGGCCTCTGA
- a CDS encoding AMP-dependent synthetase/ligase, which produces MTPAPRTTGDLPDAPADRTLPQLLARNAREHPGLPALSWKPADGGEDDWTTLNWAEVHAHTRSLAAGFRALGVGRGDRVLLMMSNRSEHWLSDLALVRLGAVPVSVYGTAAPEQITHIARNCRARLAVVEGAAQVALWEPLIADAGTPLERLVVAEAGAEGDHVPYTDLLGEPVPERAGGELDTARPDDPLTVVYTSGTSGEPKGVVLTHRQVMSNALALDAVVELPPHVEHICYLPFAHIAERMLGIYLPCHRASHVYLCPDPTGVAAVVRKVRPAQFFGVPRIWEKLSATVRGLLALMPDGQRALIDEAFAIAREHVGYRERGEAPPEGLEKSYARVRADVLLPMLAAGGLDRVTWAASASAPMPADVVRFWAGFGVVIMDAWGLTETTGVATSNSPRAGFRLGSVGRPVDSVEVRIAEDGEILVRGTSVFSGYLQQDGSVRSDLDADGWLATGDIGRLDVDGYLWLTDRKKEMIITSTGKNVSPALVENALKEHPLIGQAMVHGDHRSYLVALLVLDAEAAPGWASANGVETPRGPAGLAEHPAVLAEVDRAVAAANSRLNRTEQVKRYALLAEEWGPASGELTPSLKMRRRVIRDKYADELSGLYED; this is translated from the coding sequence ATGACACCGGCACCCCGCACCACCGGCGACCTGCCCGACGCCCCGGCCGACCGGACCCTGCCGCAGCTGCTGGCCCGCAATGCCCGCGAGCACCCCGGACTCCCCGCTCTCTCCTGGAAGCCGGCGGACGGCGGCGAGGACGACTGGACCACGCTGAACTGGGCGGAGGTCCATGCGCACACCCGGAGCCTGGCCGCCGGCTTCCGGGCCCTCGGGGTGGGCCGCGGCGACCGGGTCCTGCTGATGATGTCCAACCGGTCCGAACACTGGCTGTCCGACCTCGCGCTGGTCCGCCTCGGTGCGGTCCCGGTCAGCGTCTACGGCACCGCCGCCCCCGAACAGATCACCCACATCGCCCGCAACTGCCGGGCCCGCCTCGCCGTGGTGGAGGGCGCGGCCCAGGTGGCGCTGTGGGAGCCGCTGATCGCGGACGCCGGCACCCCGCTGGAGCGTCTGGTGGTGGCCGAGGCGGGCGCGGAGGGGGACCACGTCCCGTACACCGACCTGCTCGGCGAACCGGTGCCGGAGAGGGCCGGCGGAGAACTGGACACCGCCCGGCCCGATGACCCGCTGACCGTCGTCTACACCTCCGGCACCAGCGGCGAACCCAAGGGTGTCGTGCTCACCCACCGCCAGGTGATGTCCAACGCCCTGGCGCTCGACGCCGTGGTGGAGCTGCCCCCGCACGTCGAGCACATCTGCTACCTGCCCTTCGCCCACATCGCCGAACGGATGCTCGGCATCTACCTGCCCTGTCACCGGGCCTCGCACGTCTACCTCTGCCCCGACCCGACGGGCGTCGCCGCCGTCGTGCGCAAGGTGCGTCCCGCGCAGTTCTTCGGTGTGCCGAGGATCTGGGAGAAGCTGTCCGCCACCGTGCGGGGCCTCCTCGCCCTGATGCCGGACGGGCAACGGGCCCTCATCGACGAGGCGTTCGCCATCGCTCGCGAACACGTCGGGTACCGCGAGCGGGGCGAGGCGCCGCCCGAAGGGCTGGAGAAGAGTTACGCCCGGGTCCGCGCGGACGTGCTGCTGCCCATGCTGGCCGCCGGCGGACTCGACCGGGTGACCTGGGCGGCCAGTGCGTCGGCGCCGATGCCGGCCGACGTGGTGAGGTTCTGGGCCGGCTTCGGCGTCGTCATCATGGACGCCTGGGGGCTGACCGAGACCACCGGTGTGGCCACCAGCAACAGCCCGCGGGCCGGATTCCGGCTCGGCTCGGTGGGCCGGCCGGTCGACTCGGTGGAGGTCCGCATCGCCGAGGACGGCGAGATCCTCGTGCGGGGCACGTCCGTCTTCTCCGGCTACCTCCAGCAGGACGGCTCCGTGCGGTCCGACCTGGACGCCGACGGCTGGCTGGCCACCGGTGACATCGGGCGGCTGGATGTGGACGGCTACCTCTGGCTCACCGACCGCAAGAAGGAGATGATCATCACCTCCACCGGCAAGAACGTCTCGCCGGCCCTGGTGGAGAACGCGCTCAAGGAGCACCCGCTGATCGGCCAGGCGATGGTGCACGGCGACCACCGCTCCTATCTGGTCGCCCTGCTGGTGCTCGACGCGGAGGCGGCGCCAGGCTGGGCCTCGGCCAACGGCGTCGAGACGCCCCGGGGACCGGCCGGGCTCGCGGAGCACCCAGCGGTGCTGGCGGAGGTGGACCGGGCCGTCGCCGCCGCCAACTCCCGGCTCAACCGCACCGAACAGGTCAAGCGGTACGCGCTGCTGGCCGAGGAGTGGGGCCCGGCGAGCGGCGAGCTGACGCCGTCGCTGAAGATGCGGCGGCGGGTCATCCGGGACAAGTACGCCGACGAGCTCTCCGGGCTCTACGAGGACTGA